The sequence ACAGTTTCATAGATCTATTATATATGTGTAAATGGTCAACCCGATATTTATCTGCgatgaaaaaaaatgttttgacataaaataatAAGAATATTTTTCGTTTTCGGGTCAGATCGAAGATCCATCTCACAAAAATGACACATAAAACTGAATTTTTGTGATAACATTTTCATAATTCtcggaaaattttaaaattaaatcagtATAACTCAATAAGTATATCACAAATTACATCCAACGTTCTTCTGTACAAAATGACATACGTACCGTTTGATACATTAGATGAAAGTGAGATGATCCATATTTTTTACTCATTTAAGAGATCCTACAATAATAGACACAATAATCTTACAAAttaaaaacatacaaaacagCATATTGTTCATATCTATGTATTGCTTATTCATATTTCATCATGTTTTTATCACAATTTTATTTATCTCTCATACATCTCATTTATAAAATCAAACGGTATAATAGGATTTAGATTAATTTATtcgaaataaataatttaaaatatataagttaAAAActaaatcaaaaatattttttgtttaattgtaGGAGTTCGAtcacaaaaaaaatcaataagacTAAAAAACTTAGCCgtttaatgaaaaataaaataaaattaggaaGGGCCCACGACAAGGAGAACATAAGTAATGCGGGCTTAGTCCATGGGACTGGCCCACTATTTTAAATTCAGCGGCGCGCCAAAAATGGAGTTTCTATCGGGTCATACGTCACGACTCACGCCGGGTCCTTCACTACATAATTTCATCCTACATTTTTAGACATTATTccgataatatatttaaaaatggatatatatttaataagacacatatatattaataaatctcAACTCTTAAATCTGCATTAAAATCGTACATGTATAAATGTTGAGTGTATTTTCGGTTTAGTTGGTTCGTCTGTGAGACCGtttcaaaatattattactttagcattttgaaatcatgaaataaatagAGTATTTCAACTATACTTTTATTCGTTCATGCATGTTACAATATTAGTGTGTTCAGATTTATCGTTAGTCCAAAAACCATCTTACTACTTTCCacgaaaaaacaaaaaatgttagTTGACCAGATTGAAGTGAACATTTTTGGACTGAATTGGTTCTAAACCGGACAATGAAAACGTACTATATTTATATTGGATCAAATGTGTAACTCAATTGGAAACTGAATTGAATCCGAGTAGAACTGATTCAaatcatttttttcattttttcattCCCACCACTATGTACCTAACGAAGTAAttcatgaaacaaaataatcataacaaacaaaaaaatctgttcaaaaaaacaaacaaacaaatataTAATCGCACCAAATTCAACCGTATCGATTAATTAAATGGTTCCATTACAAAATTTTCCCATGAATCTTTGTAGAACTGGATGTTAATTAAGTGACCGCATAAAAATATTAgcctatatattttattttattttatttatgaaattgtGGTATAAATAACTAATAAAATTTCTGGTGGAATGTTTATagtataatatatgtatattctTTATTATATTTGCAGGTTTTAATGTAGTCCTAAGTCCTAACATCACGCAAGTTTCCCAAGTTTTCTTCATAATTAGTACAATGTATTGTGAGTGAATTATAAAATGATGGTTATTCGATGACTCACCCACaactaaaaactaaaaattaaaatatcatcataTCTTTCAATGAGATTTTCACCAAGAATTGTTTCATTATTACCCAATAAAAAATGTTTTAATGACATAATTAAAAGtaattattacttattattatgaTTACTACCAATAAAGGCATTATTAAACCAAAATTTACCAGTAGTCAAAATATCAACAAAAAAACCTACAAAATCGCACAACCGAAACGTAAAACCAAATCTGATTCATAGAAATACAAGGAATCTGGATTGAATTCTCTTTGACAGATTCAAATCCCACATTAAATAGCAGAATTGCCGTGTGGTGATTCATAAAATCAAATCCAAGAAATAAATGGGTTGTTAAAAGAATATATCTTTGAAACGGAGGGACAAATATTACATGAAAATGTGTATGTTTTCATTAAATTATGGCAATTTTTTCAAGTGGGAGGTTTTACTTTGCATTAATTACACATCAACAACAACAGCTGTGTGTGTAGGTTGTTTTTTCTTTGTCCAGAACCTAAGAAatccattattttttttgtttgccTTTCACTCTAACTACACTCTGTTTCCCGCTTCTTCTCCAATTTCATACGCTTTCACAGTTTCCCTTGAGCCCTTTTGTTTCTTTAACTTTCCGTAGGGGAAATAATTGTTTCGTTCGTTTGTTTGTTTGTGCGTGTAGGTGGGTTTGGGTTGGATGTGTAATGGGGAGATAACAGGATAGAATAGATAGATACAGATATACTTACAAACAGAGAATGGAAGAGGGGTGTGAGAGTTTTGTAAAATGTAACTGTGAAGGTGAAAATGCGGCGATGGATACACCGGAAAGGAGCAATAACAACCAGATCGCGACAACTGTTTGCAAATTTGAGGTTTGGTTTGGTTTTTCTTGGAAGAAAAGTTTGAAATTTTGTTGTTCTTGGTGGGTTTTACTGTGGTCGATTCTTTTCGGGGTCTGTATTTTTGTGGTTTTCGATTGATGCTTTCGTGTTTTTTGACTGCTGGAATGGTTTTGACAATTGGGTTACTTGAGTGATTTTGTTGAATTGATTGACATTGGAATTGTCGAATGTTCTTACACTTGTAGTAGGAGGAGTCTCTTGTGTTCTTGTCGTGCTGCGTGTGCTTTTGGTTGTTGATGTTTGTAGACTTCAAATTGCGGGGATTATCTGTTGTAGTTTGATGTTCATTTACGCTGTGATTGATCCGTGGCATTGTTATATGAAGTAGTTATTTTTTCTCTTTGTTTGCAGGATTCCCCTGTGTTTACTTTCCTGAACAGCCTTTCTCCTATTAAGCCAGTTAAATCAACACACATCACCCAGGCGATCCATCCTCTCGGCTTCGTGTCTCCCCCTTCTCTTTTCAGTTCACCCCATGTTGATTCTTCTGGAGGATCTAGAGTTCTTCGAAGGTAATTATCAGGCTTTTTGACAATTAATAATGTCCTCTGATTTACAACAGTTTGTTATATGAGCATATTTTAACTTATTTTCCCCACTCAGGCAGCAGTTTCAAGATCCCTCACAACCCGAGTTTTCTTCCTACGATGAAAACAATGTTGATAAGAGTAAGGATATCGATGCCACTAAGAAATTGGATGACCAACAAGACGATTTGGATCCTCGGAATTCTCACGGTGAAGCAACAGGTCGGATGTTCGATGAATCATCGAAAATTGTCGATGACAATGCTGAAAACTTTAATTTTGATCGTAGTAGTCCTAACTCCCCCTTAAAACCTAGCTGTGGCCATAAAGCAAAGTATGCCTCTGCTTCTTCAGTTCTTGTCTATGGTAGTGAAGTGAATCTGGACGGAGTAGGGCCAGTAGACGAAACTGATCAAAACAAAGAAGCGACCTCGTGTGATTGGGACAGTTTGATTGTGATTGCTTCTGATATGTTAGATACAGGGTCTTACATTGCATGTACTAGGAATGACGTGCAGAACATGCACTTAATTGGTGCAGCTTGTTCTGGCCAACAAGTTGGAGAAGGAAGTGGGCTAGAATGCCTGTCTACTCAACCTGGGGAAGGATGTGAGATGATAGAAAATGCCGAGACACATGGTGTGACTGCCGGTTCTGTAAGGGAAAATCCCAGTGAAAAGATGGATTATGAGGTAAATATTGCATTCCAGTTATATCGAGTAGGTGTTTGGATCAAAGAAACAAATTCTTATAACAAGAACTCATCCTTCCATCCATCTCAAAATCGAGTTCTCACAAGCTCCAATTTGAACAACTGAATTCCTAGAATCCAAACACGAAATTAGCATACTTTTCCTTTTTTGGCATTGTATACGTGACAACGAAGAACctgcataaatgtcatttatGCACAGAAATATCTATTTCATTTTCTTGCTGCCATCTAATTTATGTTATTCGTTTTTGTAGCATCTTTCTGGTTCGTACCATGGTATGAGAAGACGTCTGGTTTTTGAGATGACAGGAGCCCTCGGAAACAATTTGGGCAAGAATTCAGATCCCAATTCTTCTGTTTTTAGGCAATATGATTGCCATACTTCTTCCAACGACCCCCAACTAGTTCCAACAAAGACAATAAATGAGTCTCCACGATGTATTGTACCTAGCATGGGCTTGCATTTAAATGCTCTGGGAGCAACTCCTAAGGACTACAATATTGTCAACCATGAAGCTTCAGCTTCTGGAAGACTTTTGATTGGACCAAGCTCGTCTTTCACTTTTTATCCTCCTACTGGTTCAGAATTGTTAAACAATACTTTGTCTGTTACTTCAGCTGAAAGAGAGAATGAAAACATCAAAGAATTTGTTATGCCTGAAGAAGATGCTTTCCAGCCACGTGGATATGTTGCACCTAAAGAAATCCATCCTAGTAGTCCAAAGAAGAA comes from Henckelia pumila isolate YLH828 chromosome 4, ASM3356847v2, whole genome shotgun sequence and encodes:
- the LOC140864975 gene encoding protein tesmin/TSO1-like CXC 2, whose product is MEEGCESFVKCNCEGENAAMDTPERSNNNQIATTVCKFEDSPVFTFLNSLSPIKPVKSTHITQAIHPLGFVSPPSLFSSPHVDSSGGSRVLRRQQFQDPSQPEFSSYDENNVDKSKDIDATKKLDDQQDDLDPRNSHGEATGRMFDESSKIVDDNAENFNFDRSSPNSPLKPSCGHKAKYASASSVLVYGSEVNLDGVGPVDETDQNKEATSCDWDSLIVIASDMLDTGSYIACTRNDVQNMHLIGAACSGQQVGEGSGLECLSTQPGEGCEMIENAETHGVTAGSVRENPSEKMDYEHLSGSYHGMRRRLVFEMTGALGNNLGKNSDPNSSVFRQYDCHTSSNDPQLVPTKTINESPRCIVPSMGLHLNALGATPKDYNIVNHEASASGRLLIGPSSSFTFYPPTGSELLNNTLSVTSAERENENIKEFVMPEEDAFQPRGYVAPKEIHPSSPKKKRHRSEQGGESEACKRCNCKKSKCLKLYCECFAAGVYCVEPCACIDCFNKPVHVETVLATRRQIESRNPLAFAPKVIRGSDPIIETGDDSSNTPASARHKRGCNCKKSGCLKKYCECYQGGVGCSVNCRCEGCKNAFGRKDGMEAEYEDETGATEKSILEKDFQETAHHNEQNMDSAPLATPLLTGRLPVKHLFSDKKPPRCSFPSISSSSSCYEPRFFQLQPKLDRHLETVEEDEIPKSLREGSPISGIKSTSPNSKRVSPPHNPGASSGSRTSRKLILRSIPSHPSFAPNCEFSRITGRDIQE